The following are from one region of the SAR324 cluster bacterium genome:
- a CDS encoding protein-glutamate O-methyltransferase CheR gives MLLPQMDDSEFEDFRKLIHESIGISLSLQKKQLLMTRLYRRMYQLGINSYGEYWAHVLNDETGSEMVLLLNAVSTNKTDFFRESDHFTFLKNEVYPHLQKQQTIRIWSCACSSGEEAYTIAMTLLNAFGGVLGGRDAKILATDISTHMLDQAELGRYPVNQLQLIPEVLRNRYCKILPETNGEMFQVSSQLKALIRFRRLNLIQEYPLRTQFDCILCRNVMIYFDRGDQEKLIERLSGYIKPGGYLFVGHSESLIGLQNSLKYVQSSIYQRI, from the coding sequence ATGTTACTTCCTCAAATGGATGATTCGGAGTTTGAAGACTTCCGAAAACTGATACATGAAAGTATCGGTATTAGCCTGTCACTACAGAAAAAGCAGTTGTTGATGACTCGGCTATACCGCCGGATGTATCAACTTGGAATCAACTCATACGGAGAGTATTGGGCGCACGTCCTGAATGATGAAACTGGTTCAGAAATGGTTTTGTTGTTAAACGCTGTTTCTACGAACAAGACGGATTTCTTTCGGGAAAGTGATCATTTCACTTTTTTAAAGAATGAGGTTTACCCCCACCTCCAAAAACAGCAAACAATCCGGATATGGAGTTGTGCCTGTTCAAGTGGTGAAGAAGCCTACACCATTGCAATGACGTTGCTCAATGCGTTTGGTGGAGTATTAGGTGGTCGAGATGCAAAGATTCTAGCTACTGATATCTCGACTCACATGCTGGATCAGGCAGAACTAGGTCGCTATCCAGTCAATCAGTTGCAATTAATACCGGAAGTCTTGCGCAATCGTTATTGTAAGATTCTCCCAGAAACTAATGGAGAAATGTTTCAGGTTAGTAGTCAATTGAAGGCGTTGATTCGATTTCGCCGCTTGAACCTAATTCAGGAATATCCGTTACGGACCCAGTTTGATTGCATCCTGTGTCGAAATGTCATGATATATTTCGACCGTGGTGACCAAGAAAAATTGATTGAACGTTTGAGTGGCTATATCAAACCTGGTGGATATCTCTTTGTGGGTCACTCGGAAAGTTTAATTGGTCTCCAGAATTCCTTGAAGTATGTACAAAGCTCCATTTACCAACGGATCTAA
- a CDS encoding chemotaxis response regulator protein-glutamate methylesterase has translation MTGGPVKVLIVDDAPIVRNVLTKELSRDSRIEVVGAAEDAYQARDMIIERNPDVISLDLLMPRMDGLEFMEVLMKHWPMPIIVLSSIVDDHWDQALRALELGAIEVFAKPNPEDPVAFKAMLARLTDTLVWAAKIDMNELLQKKKIQSKPSPLKSPSLARAADKIIAIGASTGGAEALRNIIPLLPPMTPGILIVQHMPEHFTHSFAQRLDQMSQIEVKEAEDGDEVYPGRALLAPGDHHMRLKNKNGKYVVDIVKGPLVSRHRPSVDVLMQSVADTAGAEGVGVMLTGMGNDGAKGMLSMRERGARTIAQSEETCVVFGMPHEVLNNGGAETAVPLSDIASKLMSLV, from the coding sequence ATGACAGGTGGGCCAGTCAAAGTGCTGATCGTGGATGACGCACCTATTGTAAGAAATGTACTCACAAAAGAACTCAGTCGTGATTCACGTATTGAAGTCGTTGGTGCTGCTGAGGATGCTTACCAAGCTAGGGATATGATCATTGAAAGGAATCCTGACGTGATCTCCCTTGACCTGCTGATGCCAAGAATGGATGGCTTGGAATTCATGGAGGTCTTGATGAAACACTGGCCCATGCCGATCATTGTGCTGAGTTCAATCGTCGATGATCACTGGGATCAAGCTCTAAGAGCCCTCGAGTTAGGGGCTATTGAAGTGTTCGCAAAACCCAACCCAGAAGATCCTGTGGCCTTCAAGGCAATGTTGGCCCGCTTGACAGATACTCTTGTCTGGGCAGCGAAGATTGACATGAACGAGTTGTTGCAGAAAAAAAAGATCCAGAGCAAACCAAGTCCTCTGAAATCCCCTTCTTTAGCAAGGGCTGCAGACAAAATAATTGCAATTGGTGCTTCGACAGGTGGGGCGGAGGCTTTGCGAAATATTATTCCACTGTTACCCCCAATGACGCCGGGTATATTGATTGTCCAGCACATGCCGGAGCACTTCACACATTCCTTTGCGCAGCGACTTGATCAGATGTCACAGATTGAGGTGAAGGAAGCAGAAGATGGGGATGAGGTTTATCCGGGTAGAGCGCTTTTAGCTCCAGGGGATCATCACATGCGATTGAAAAACAAGAATGGAAAGTATGTCGTGGATATCGTCAAGGGACCGCTCGTTTCACGTCATCGTCCCTCGGTAGATGTACTGATGCAGTCTGTGGCAGATACTGCTGGTGCTGAGGGGGTGGGTGTGATGTTGACCGGCATGGGGAACGATGGGGCCAAGGGGATGCTGTCCATGAGAGAACGAGGTGCCCGGACTATCGCACAAAGTGAGGAAACTTGTGTAGTGTTTGGTATGCCCCATGAGGTGCTGAATAACGGTGGTGCAGAAACCGCTGTGCCACTTTCTGATATTGCCAGTAAGTTGATGAGTTTAGTCTAG
- the ccsA gene encoding cytochrome c biogenesis protein CcsA has translation MDSAARWTARLEIIAPLTLFACGLWVFVFTPTETEQGFVQKIMYIHVPSVIVTYLAFFVTFAFGIAYLWKRLLVFDRIAKVSAEIGLIFCAMVLLSGAVWGRPTWGTYWVWDARLTTTLLLFLIFLGYFLLRLSVQDREKEARFASVLGIIGFLDIPIVHKSVEWWRTLHQPSTLFKVQEGAAKPAMPPELLYPLLASMFAMLLFYGYLLLLRWQMEENQDQLHEALAQEVN, from the coding sequence ATGGATAGTGCCGCTCGCTGGACAGCCCGGCTAGAAATCATCGCACCACTAACACTATTCGCATGTGGCCTCTGGGTATTTGTCTTCACTCCCACAGAGACCGAGCAGGGTTTTGTCCAAAAAATTATGTACATTCATGTACCCTCTGTCATCGTCACCTACTTAGCCTTCTTTGTGACTTTTGCCTTCGGAATAGCCTATTTGTGGAAACGCCTTCTTGTCTTTGATCGGATCGCCAAGGTCTCCGCTGAAATCGGCCTGATTTTCTGCGCAATGGTTTTGCTTTCGGGGGCAGTCTGGGGTCGTCCGACCTGGGGAACTTATTGGGTGTGGGATGCCCGCCTTACCACCACCTTGCTGTTGTTTCTGATTTTTCTCGGCTACTTCCTTCTGCGACTTTCCGTTCAAGATCGTGAGAAAGAGGCCCGATTTGCCTCGGTGCTAGGTATTATCGGCTTTCTTGACATCCCAATTGTACATAAATCGGTGGAGTGGTGGCGCACCTTGCACCAGCCTTCTACACTCTTCAAAGTACAGGAAGGGGCCGCCAAACCTGCTATGCCTCCAGAATTACTTTATCCTCTATTGGCAAGCATGTTTGCCATGCTGCTATTTTATGGATACTTGCTGCTGCTAAGATGGCAAATGGAAGAAAACCAGGACCAACTTCATGAAGCACTTGCCCAAGAGGTCAACTGA
- the gatB gene encoding Asp-tRNA(Asn)/Glu-tRNA(Gln) amidotransferase subunit GatB, with the protein MQFQPVIGLEIHAQLATQSKIFCSCSTQFGKPPNESTCPVCLGLPGALPVLNRRVVEFAIRLGLATHCTIRLDSQFARKNYFYPDLPKAYQISQFDRPICENGWLDIEVDGQTRRISITRIHMEEDAGKLVHEEDGDSSFVDLNRAGVPLLEIVSEPDLRTPEEAKAYMEKMHSIVTYLGISEGDMEKGHFRCDANVSLRPMGQEKFGTRTETKNLNSFRFVQQAITYEIARQTEDLLDGKRIVQETRLWDSVKKNTYSMRSKEEAHDYRYFPDPDLPVVRISSDFVEQIRNQLPELPDAKKQRFMESFGLSTYDAEVLVADKQVAEFFEEVVAAKADPKLVCNWISGELMRLMNENKVDISNVGIPAESLASLIQFLQEGSISGKIAKTVFDEMVQSGKDPATIIEFRGLKQVSDKGALRVLLEKLLTDNPKQVEQYRVGKTQIKGFFVGQVMKETKGQANPQVVNQLLEELLNG; encoded by the coding sequence ATGCAATTTCAACCAGTAATTGGGCTAGAAATCCACGCCCAACTTGCCACACAATCCAAAATATTTTGTTCCTGCTCAACCCAATTTGGCAAGCCCCCCAATGAAAGCACCTGCCCCGTCTGTCTTGGATTACCCGGGGCACTGCCAGTTTTGAACCGTCGTGTTGTAGAATTTGCCATTAGACTGGGCTTGGCGACTCACTGCACCATTCGATTGGATTCACAGTTTGCCCGCAAAAACTACTTCTATCCTGACCTGCCGAAAGCCTACCAGATCTCTCAATTTGACCGTCCCATCTGTGAAAATGGCTGGCTAGACATTGAGGTGGATGGGCAAACTCGCAGAATCAGTATCACACGCATTCATATGGAAGAAGATGCTGGGAAACTGGTTCATGAGGAAGATGGTGACTCCAGTTTTGTCGATCTGAACCGGGCTGGAGTACCACTTCTGGAAATTGTCAGTGAACCAGACCTCCGTACTCCCGAGGAAGCAAAAGCCTACATGGAGAAGATGCATTCCATCGTCACGTATCTCGGAATCAGCGAAGGAGATATGGAAAAGGGTCATTTTCGCTGTGATGCCAATGTCTCACTACGACCTATGGGGCAAGAAAAATTTGGGACCCGTACGGAAACCAAAAACCTCAACTCCTTTCGCTTTGTTCAACAGGCTATCACCTATGAAATTGCTCGCCAAACAGAAGATCTTCTAGATGGCAAGCGAATCGTCCAAGAAACCAGGTTGTGGGATTCAGTAAAGAAGAACACCTACAGTATGCGCTCCAAGGAGGAAGCACATGACTACAGATATTTCCCAGATCCTGATTTGCCTGTTGTCAGAATATCCTCAGATTTTGTTGAGCAGATCCGCAATCAACTCCCAGAATTGCCAGACGCCAAAAAACAGCGTTTCATGGAGTCATTTGGACTGAGCACCTACGATGCTGAAGTGCTAGTCGCAGACAAACAGGTCGCAGAATTCTTTGAGGAAGTAGTTGCAGCCAAAGCTGATCCCAAATTGGTTTGTAACTGGATCAGTGGTGAACTGATGCGACTAATGAATGAAAACAAGGTGGATATCAGCAATGTTGGCATTCCCGCCGAAAGCCTCGCTAGTCTGATTCAATTTTTGCAGGAAGGTTCGATTAGTGGAAAAATTGCCAAGACTGTTTTCGATGAGATGGTGCAGTCTGGTAAAGATCCGGCTACAATCATTGAATTTCGTGGATTGAAACAAGTTTCTGACAAGGGTGCCCTACGAGTTTTGCTAGAGAAATTGTTAACAGACAATCCAAAGCAGGTTGAACAATACCGAGTTGGCAAAACCCAAATTAAGGGATTTTTTGTTGGTCAGGTGATGAAGGAAACCAAGGGACAAGCAAACCCACAGGTTGTGAATCAGCTTCTAGAGGAACTACTCAATGGATAG
- a CDS encoding polyhydroxyalkanoate synthesis regulator DNA-binding domain-containing protein — protein sequence MGGKVSYNTVITIKKYSNRRLYDMAHSRYLTIEELGELIQQGFDVQVVDSKTKEDITQAILTQIVMERDGIYLFSTSFLHQVIRNREGILGEFFTDFVPKMLDSYLYTRDAMQRQLSSFTNPWLMGGEMKMPFFNPFLDSKPKASTRTRTSESSKNKEQERQRIQAQVRELQARLEELKD from the coding sequence ATGGGGGGAAAAGTATCGTACAATACAGTAATCACAATAAAGAAGTATTCGAATCGGCGGCTCTATGACATGGCACATAGTCGCTACTTGACCATTGAAGAGTTGGGAGAGTTGATTCAACAAGGCTTCGATGTACAGGTGGTCGATTCCAAAACAAAAGAAGATATCACTCAGGCCATTTTGACCCAAATCGTCATGGAGCGTGATGGCATCTATCTATTCTCTACGTCTTTTCTTCACCAAGTCATTCGTAATCGTGAGGGAATCCTTGGCGAATTTTTCACAGACTTTGTGCCAAAAATGTTGGATTCTTATTTGTACACTCGCGATGCGATGCAACGACAACTTTCAAGTTTCACGAATCCCTGGTTGATGGGTGGTGAAATGAAGATGCCTTTCTTCAATCCATTTCTTGATTCAAAACCAAAAGCGTCAACCAGAACAAGAACGTCAGAATCCTCTAAAAACAAAGAACAAGAACGTCAGCGCATACAGGCCCAGGTACGTGAACTTCAAGCAAGATTAGAGGAACTCAAGGACTGA
- a CDS encoding NAD-dependent epimerase, producing the protein MNILVTGAAGFIGFHLTRRLLDRGDTVVGLDNLNSYYDVRLKRDRLMLLEQEKNFNFIEANLEDSNSIQNVFDQHAFDRVVNLAAQAGVRYSLENPRAYIDANIVGFLNILENCRHYEVSHLVYASSSSVYGANTKMPFSVHQNVDHPVSLYAASKKSNELMAHTYSHLFGLPTTGLRFFTVYGPWGRPDMALFLFTKAILNSEPIQVFNHGKMRRDFTYVDDIVEGVIRVTDKIPAGNDNWSGDKPDSATSKAPYRIYNIGNHKPVELLHFIEVLEKALGQEAQKEFLSIQPGDVPATYANVEALEKDVDFRPNTPIEEGIQRFVAWYRDYYKIPVS; encoded by the coding sequence ATGAATATTTTAGTAACTGGAGCCGCCGGTTTCATCGGGTTCCATCTGACTCGTCGGTTACTCGACCGAGGAGATACTGTCGTCGGGTTGGACAACCTAAATAGCTACTACGACGTGAGGCTTAAGCGAGATCGTCTCATGCTGCTGGAACAGGAAAAAAACTTTAATTTCATTGAAGCTAACCTCGAAGATTCCAATTCCATTCAGAATGTTTTTGATCAGCATGCTTTTGACCGAGTCGTGAATCTCGCAGCACAGGCAGGGGTTCGCTACAGTTTAGAAAATCCCAGGGCTTACATCGATGCGAATATCGTAGGTTTTCTGAACATCCTTGAAAATTGCCGCCATTATGAGGTTTCACATTTGGTATATGCTTCTAGTAGTTCGGTATATGGAGCCAACACGAAAATGCCCTTCAGTGTTCACCAAAACGTAGACCACCCAGTGAGTCTCTATGCCGCAAGCAAGAAATCCAATGAGTTGATGGCTCACACTTACAGCCATTTGTTTGGGTTACCAACCACAGGCCTCCGGTTTTTTACAGTCTATGGACCATGGGGTCGTCCGGACATGGCTCTGTTTTTATTTACCAAAGCAATCCTGAACAGTGAACCTATCCAAGTTTTCAATCATGGCAAGATGCGTAGAGATTTTACCTATGTAGATGACATTGTAGAGGGCGTAATACGAGTCACGGACAAAATTCCAGCAGGAAATGACAATTGGAGTGGGGATAAGCCCGACTCGGCTACTAGCAAAGCACCCTATCGAATTTACAACATTGGTAACCACAAACCAGTTGAACTACTCCATTTCATTGAAGTACTCGAAAAAGCTTTAGGGCAAGAAGCTCAAAAAGAATTTTTATCTATTCAACCTGGTGATGTTCCTGCGACGTATGCGAATGTGGAAGCACTAGAGAAAGATGTAGACTTTCGTCCAAATACGCCAATTGAAGAGGGAATTCAGCGGTTCGTCGCTTGGTACCGAGATTACTACAAGATTCCAGTTTCCTAA
- a CDS encoding ATP-binding protein produces the protein MRLRLAEARAGLTTLLEADPRIHHRLLATTILLLLIVFLVYFNTRQGLPDTGSINSRLILFVAININIVLLAVVFYMIAKNLLKLVVERHKQVLGVTLKTKLIAAFTLLSLPAMAFHLFASSFISTTLESWLTGQHESVVDNARQVSEVYHRDLKEMLALESWVLRQTLQQNPDLFANLEELDERLGRSLGDGLTIYNPQGEIIHQKIRTEEAKRSWKAPSTAEWYQVLQHEESWLVEEQQNRFLYRSLHKLKAPQDQELLLELFHPASQPITQAINGIIEQERNSRFFTESEDLLRRYYLVIFLLMTLCIVFVATWLAFYFARGFVQPIEDLAQATQRVADGELGYQVKPKSTLDKDFGLLVRAFNSMSQDLEINQIALERTTEHLQQSHQALEEQHRLLELVLENISTGVVLLDPEGRLRRVNRAANQLLPWREGKVSENNRIDEMLSEDALPAFIEMWGQLQEHQAQSVYRHLTLIHQQQPIQVAVTLLTLQNRDNEPIGVIAVYNNITEIHRLQRSQAWREVARRIAHEIKNPLTPIQLSAERIRRKYANKVDDPKPLQQATQTIINEVEQLKRMVSEFSQFARIPESHLRPTDLHGVLSEVVDLYEGNLPTRIQLVADFCADMPKLSIDAEQMKRVVVNLVDNAVTAVENKGRLSRLLRQGTVQIKTSFAEELRIARIEVSDNGTGIEPEIINRLFEPYATTKKDGTGLGLTIIHQTISDHNGFVRFKNLEDGGASFTIELPIG, from the coding sequence ATGCGTCTCCGCCTCGCCGAAGCGCGGGCGGGCCTCACCACACTTCTCGAGGCCGACCCTCGCATCCACCACAGGTTGTTGGCCACCACCATCCTCCTGCTACTGATTGTTTTTCTCGTCTACTTCAATACTCGCCAAGGCCTGCCTGACACAGGTAGCATAAATTCCCGCCTGATCCTCTTTGTAGCAATCAACATCAACATCGTCTTGTTGGCGGTTGTCTTCTACATGATCGCCAAAAACCTGCTGAAGCTTGTCGTTGAGCGGCACAAGCAGGTGCTAGGTGTTACTCTGAAGACTAAGTTGATTGCGGCATTCACGCTTCTTTCCTTGCCAGCGATGGCCTTCCATCTCTTTGCGAGTAGTTTCATCTCTACTACGTTGGAATCCTGGTTGACTGGACAGCATGAGTCAGTAGTTGATAACGCACGCCAGGTCTCTGAGGTTTACCATCGTGACTTGAAAGAGATGCTCGCATTGGAAAGCTGGGTTCTCCGGCAGACCCTTCAGCAGAACCCCGACCTCTTCGCAAATCTAGAAGAACTGGATGAGCGACTCGGAAGATCCTTGGGTGATGGACTCACGATCTATAATCCTCAGGGAGAAATTATCCACCAAAAAATTCGTACCGAAGAAGCCAAGCGCTCTTGGAAAGCACCGAGTACCGCTGAGTGGTACCAAGTTCTCCAACATGAAGAGTCATGGCTTGTGGAAGAGCAACAAAATCGTTTTCTCTATCGATCTTTGCACAAACTGAAAGCTCCTCAAGATCAGGAGTTATTGCTCGAACTCTTCCATCCAGCATCTCAACCGATTACTCAAGCAATCAACGGAATCATCGAACAGGAGAGAAATTCAAGATTCTTTACAGAGTCCGAGGACTTGTTGCGTCGGTATTATCTAGTGATCTTTCTGCTGATGACGCTCTGTATAGTCTTTGTTGCGACGTGGCTGGCTTTTTATTTTGCACGTGGATTTGTTCAGCCAATTGAAGATCTAGCTCAAGCCACTCAAAGAGTTGCTGATGGGGAATTAGGGTATCAGGTCAAACCCAAGTCCACCTTGGACAAGGACTTTGGTTTGTTGGTTCGAGCCTTCAATTCGATGAGTCAAGATCTAGAAATTAATCAGATCGCCCTTGAGCGTACAACGGAGCACCTTCAACAAAGCCATCAAGCTTTGGAAGAACAGCACCGACTATTGGAATTAGTCTTGGAGAATATCAGTACTGGGGTAGTCCTGCTGGATCCGGAGGGTAGGCTCCGTCGTGTAAATCGAGCTGCTAACCAATTGCTGCCCTGGCGAGAAGGCAAGGTTAGTGAAAATAATCGTATTGATGAAATGCTATCAGAGGACGCACTACCAGCATTTATCGAAATGTGGGGACAATTGCAGGAGCATCAGGCTCAGAGTGTCTATCGTCATTTGACTTTGATTCACCAACAACAGCCTATCCAGGTTGCAGTTACTCTACTGACACTACAGAATCGAGATAATGAACCTATCGGAGTGATTGCTGTCTACAACAACATCACAGAAATTCATCGTCTACAGCGTTCCCAAGCATGGCGTGAAGTTGCCCGGCGGATTGCGCATGAAATTAAGAACCCATTGACCCCGATTCAACTCTCTGCAGAGCGAATTCGTCGAAAGTATGCAAACAAAGTTGATGACCCAAAACCACTCCAGCAGGCCACCCAGACAATCATCAACGAGGTGGAACAACTAAAACGAATGGTTAGCGAATTCTCACAGTTCGCCAGAATTCCAGAATCTCACTTACGACCTACGGATCTCCATGGTGTGCTATCAGAGGTGGTGGATCTTTATGAAGGGAACCTGCCCACTCGCATTCAGTTGGTGGCTGATTTTTGTGCGGACATGCCTAAATTGTCCATTGATGCAGAGCAAATGAAGCGCGTGGTGGTCAACCTAGTAGATAATGCAGTTACAGCTGTTGAGAATAAAGGCAGGCTATCACGTCTGCTAAGACAAGGTACTGTTCAAATCAAGACAAGTTTCGCTGAGGAGTTGCGTATCGCTAGAATTGAAGTCTCAGATAACGGCACTGGAATCGAACCAGAAATCATTAATCGATTGTTCGAACCTTATGCGACCACCAAGAAGGATGGAACTGGCTTGGGGCTGACAATCATTCATCAGACGATTTCAGACCACAACGGATTTGTGCGCTTCAAGAACCTAGAGGACGGAGGGGCAAGTTTCACGATTGAGTTGCCGATCGGATAG
- a CDS encoding tRNA-dihydrouridine synthase family protein, protein MTWKDFPRPLVCLAPMDGITNTAYRRIVRSLSKRTLLFSEFTSVDGLLRSERLRERMGYHPSEHPFFMQLFGNDPQAFAEVSKMVEDRGILGVDINMGCPSKKIVNSQHGSALMKDVDGACRIIEAIRSACNLEVSVKTRLGWENADNLIPFAKSLEAAGTSLVTIHGRTYRQAFKGDANWEPIYELERNLSIPVVGNGDVQDYSDGIKKTKNLDGFMIGRSAIGNPWVFCNPNERSSPSLSERVETAIRHYELLREFQTEHRALREFRKYLGEYIQGFRHAKEQRKQLMTCEREEDFLNQMREIASWKVSDSELAFAS, encoded by the coding sequence ATGACTTGGAAAGATTTCCCTCGCCCCCTCGTATGCTTGGCTCCAATGGATGGGATCACAAACACAGCTTATCGCAGAATAGTTCGTAGCTTAAGCAAGCGTACCCTTCTTTTTAGTGAGTTCACCAGTGTAGACGGCTTGCTACGGAGCGAGCGACTCCGAGAGAGAATGGGCTATCACCCAAGTGAGCATCCATTCTTCATGCAATTATTTGGAAACGATCCTCAAGCCTTTGCAGAAGTCTCCAAAATGGTCGAAGATCGTGGAATTCTAGGGGTTGATATCAACATGGGATGCCCATCCAAAAAAATTGTGAATTCTCAACACGGTAGCGCTTTGATGAAAGATGTGGATGGTGCTTGCAGAATCATCGAAGCGATCCGTAGTGCCTGCAATCTTGAAGTTTCCGTAAAGACAAGGCTTGGGTGGGAAAATGCTGACAACTTGATTCCTTTTGCAAAATCTTTGGAAGCTGCCGGAACTTCTCTGGTAACGATTCACGGACGCACTTATCGGCAGGCGTTCAAGGGAGACGCGAATTGGGAACCCATTTATGAACTGGAACGAAACTTATCCATTCCAGTTGTGGGCAATGGGGATGTTCAGGATTATTCAGACGGCATCAAGAAAACCAAAAACCTGGATGGCTTCATGATTGGGCGGAGTGCAATTGGAAATCCCTGGGTCTTCTGCAATCCAAACGAGCGATCTAGTCCATCCTTGTCCGAGAGAGTTGAAACTGCCATACGCCACTATGAACTCTTACGAGAATTCCAGACAGAGCACAGGGCGTTAAGAGAATTTAGAAAATACCTTGGAGAATATATTCAGGGATTTCGGCATGCGAAGGAGCAGCGCAAGCAATTGATGACCTGTGAGCGTGAAGAAGATTTTCTCAACCAGATGCGTGAGATAGCCAGCTGGAAGGTTTCTGACTCGGAACTGGCTTTTGCCAGCTGA
- the ccmE gene encoding cytochrome c maturation protein CcmE, protein MKTRHKFVIGGAVIFGVLAALSVQGLQEMTVYFYTPQEVLAAPTDFQEKTIRIGALVQPGTVKWDARSIRLAFHITEDSMHSIPVIYEGVKPDMFREGQGVVVEGRMQNGIFEAQQLLVKHSEEYKVDHNQVASKEDYYKSVIQ, encoded by the coding sequence ATGAAGACTCGTCACAAATTCGTAATTGGAGGTGCTGTTATCTTTGGTGTTTTAGCGGCCTTATCTGTGCAGGGGCTACAAGAGATGACGGTCTACTTCTACACACCCCAGGAAGTTCTGGCGGCACCCACCGATTTTCAAGAAAAAACCATTCGAATCGGTGCTCTTGTTCAACCAGGTACTGTCAAATGGGATGCACGTAGTATTCGACTGGCATTTCACATCACCGAAGACTCCATGCACTCCATTCCAGTGATATATGAGGGTGTGAAACCGGATATGTTCCGAGAGGGCCAGGGAGTGGTGGTCGAAGGTCGGATGCAGAACGGAATCTTTGAAGCACAACAGTTGCTCGTCAAACACAGTGAGGAATACAAAGTAGACCACAACCAAGTGGCCTCCAAGGAAGATTACTACAAGTCCGTCATTCAATAA